In one window of Osmia lignaria lignaria isolate PbOS001 chromosome 11, iyOsmLign1, whole genome shotgun sequence DNA:
- the Ranbp16 gene encoding ran-binding protein 16 isoform X1, which translates to MADEQEVRQLELLCKQLYESQDSAHRAEAEKALVAFQNAPDTLTKCQLLLDRGDSAYAQLLAATTLTKLVSRSAGLTLQQRLDIRNYVLNYLATQPKLPNFVIQALVTLFARISKFSWFDCDKEEYVFRNVVSDVSKFLQGSVEHCMIGVQLLSQLTCEMNQVSDADANRSLTKHRKIASSFRDLQLFEIFRLSCTLLSTARENCKNLNFNDEAQHGLIRQLLKLAQNCLTFDFIGTSIDESADELSTVQIPSRWRPAFLDFTSLKLFFDLYHSLPNSLSSLALSCLVQIASVRRSLFSNPERAQFLTHLVSGVKHILQNPRGLSDPGNYHEFCRLLSRLKTNFQLVELVLVKDYPEAIQLIAKFTVQSLQMWQFAPNSLHYLLTLWQRLVSSMPYVKAGDPHLLNTYTPEIVNAYVTSRLESVAVVVRERLEDPLDDLGVVHQQLEQISVIGRCEYQKTCTLLVQLFDQAARTYQELMTQTASPTQQMDITIQEGQLTWLVYIIGGVIGGKITFNSNEEYDAMDGELVCRVLQLMNLTDSRLAQGGCEKLELAMLSFFEQFRKIYVGDQVQKNSKLYRRLSDVLGVNDESMVLGILIRKIITNLKYWGRSEQIISKTLQLLNDLSVGYSCVRKLVKLEEVQFMLNNHTREHFPFLGNNVAVTEMRCRSMFYTSLGRLLMVDLGEDEERFHTFMLPLTGALESLGQLMGAADPSLFAAEEAKKELIGLARDLRGLAYAFNTKTSYMMLFDWIYPNYTPILLHAVELWHYEPQVTTPVLKLFAELVQNRSQRLQFDASSPNGILLFREASKVICSYGNRILNVEVPKDQIYPLKLKGISICFSMLKAALCGSYVNFGVFRLYGDEALDNALNTFVKLLLSIPQSDILDYPKLSATYYVLLECLAQDHMVFLSTLEPRVFLYILSSISEGLTALGAQKDSYTDTMVCTGCCATLDHIVTYLFKQLYQKGRKNAVVPGGGDLFLQVLKQHPEILQQILSTVLNLIIFEDCRNQWSMSRPLLGLILLNEEYFNQLRENIIRSQPVDKQATMAQWFENLMEGIERNLLTKNRDRFTQNLSLFRRDINDTLKGPNTPASPNSDMIISFI; encoded by the exons ATGGCGGACGAACAG GAGGTACGGCAGCTGGAGTTGCTATGCAAGCAGTTATATGAATCACAAGATTCTGCACATCGTGCAGAAGCTGAAAAAGCACTTGTTGCTTTTCAAAATGCACCAGATACGCTTACAAAGTGCCAGCTCCTATTAGATCGGGGAGATTCTGCATATGCTCAATTATTGGCAGCTACCACATTAACAAAATTGGTTTCACGTTCTGCAGGGCTAACTTTACAACAGAGGCTGGATATAC GAAATTATGTTCTCAATTATCTAGCAACCCAACCAAAGTTACCAAATTTTGTGATACAAGCTTTGGTCACATTATTTGCCAGGATATCAAAATTCAGTTGGTTTGATTGTGATAAAGAAGAATATGTTTTTAGGAATGTGGTCAGTGATGTGTCAAAATTTCTTCAG GGGTCAGTAGAACACTGTATGATAGGAGTTCAATTACTTTCTCAACTGACTTGTGAAATGAATCAAGTATCAGATGCTGATGCAAACAGATCTCTTACCAAACATAGGAAGATTGCTAGTAGCTTCAGAGATTTGCagctttttgaaatatttaggtTATCTTGTACTTTACTAAGTACAGCACGTGAGAATTgcaagaatttaaattttaatgatgAAGCAcag CATGGTCTAATTAGACAACTTTTAAAACTTGCACAAAATTGTTTAACATTTGACTTTATTGGAACATCTATCGATGAAAGTGCAGATGAGCTCAGCACGGTACAAATTCCATCCAGGTGGAGGCCTGCATTCTTGGATTTCACATCACTGAAACTTTTCTTTGATTTGTATCATAGTTTACCTAATTCATTGTCATCTTTGGCTCTCTCATGTTTGGTTCAAATAGCATCTGTTAGAAGAAGTTTATTTTCCAATCCAGAAAGGGCACAATTTCTGACACACTTAGTTAGTGGTGTAAAACATATATTACAAAACCCACGAGGTCTGAGCGATCCTGGAAACTATCATGAATTTTGTAGATTGCTATCAAGATTAAAAACCAATTTTCAACTTGTAGAATTGGTTTTAGTAAAAGATTATCCAGAAGCTATACAATTAATTGCAAAGTTTACAGTTCAAAGCTTACAAATGTGGCAATTTGCACCAAACAGTTTACATTACCTTTTAACTTTGTGGCAAAGGCTGGTATCGTCTATGCCTTACGTGAAAGCAGGAGACCCGCACCTGTTAAATACATATACTCCAGAAATTGTAAATGCATATGTTACTTCAAGACTTGAATCAGTTGCAGTAGTAGTTAGGGAACGTTTAGAAGATCCACTTGATGATTTAGGAGTAGTTCATCAACAGTTGGAGCAGATATCTGTTATTGGAAGATGTGAATATCAAAAAACATGTACTTTATTGGTGCAGCTGTTTGATCAAGCTGCTAGAACATACCAAGAATTAATGACACAAACAGCATCTCCAACTCAACAAATGGACATCACTATACAAGAGGGTCAACTCACATGGCTTGTGTATATTATAG gtGGTGTTATTGGTGgcaaaataacatttaatagcaacgaAGAGTATGATGCAATGGATGGTGAATTAGTCTGCAGAGTACTTCAGTTGATGAATTTGACCGATTCAAGACTTGCACAAGGTGGCTGTGAAAAATTGGAGTTAGCAATGTTGAGCTTCTTTGAACAATTTCGTAAAATATACGTAGGTGATCAAGTacagaaaaattctaaattatacaGAAGGCTGTCAGATGTTTTGGGGGTTAATGATGAATCTATGGTACTCGGTATTCTTATTCGAAAAAT AATAACAAATCTGAAGTATTGGGGCCGTAGCgaacaaattatttcaaaaacatTACAGTTATTAAATGATCTGTCAGTGGGTTATAGCTGCGTTCGTAAACTTGTAAAATTAGAAGAAGTACAGTTTATGCTCAACAATCATACC AGAGAGCATTTTCCATTTTTGGGAAATAATGTTGCTGTAACAGAAATGCGTTGTAGATCAATGTTTTACACATCTTTGGGTAGATTATTAATGGTAGATTTAGGAGAAGATGAAGAaaggtttcatacttttatgTTACCTTTAACAG GTGCACTAGAAAGTTTGGGACAATTGATGGGTGCTGCTGATCCTTCACTGTTTGCAGCAGAAGAAGCAAAGAAAGAACTAATTGGTTTAGCAAGAGATTTAAGAGGCTTAGCTTATGCATTCAACACAAAAACATCTTATATGATGTTGTTTGATTGGAT ATATCCCAACTATACACCAATTTTATTACATGCTGTGGAGTTGTGGCATTATGAACCACAAGTTACCACACCCGTCCTAAAATTATTCGCTGAATTAGTACAAAATAGGAGTCAAAGATTACAGTTTGATGCCTCTTCTCCAaatggaattttattatttcgtgAAGCTAGTAAAGTAatatgtagttatggtaatcgTATATTAAACGTTGAAGTTCCAAAGGATCAGATATACCCATTAAAGCTTAAAGGAATAAGTATATGCTTCAGTATGTTAAAAGCAGCATTATGTGGAAGTTACGTAAATTTTGGCGTGTTCAGATTATACGGTGACGAAGCATTGGATAATGCGCTTAATACATTTGTAAAATTACTTCTTAGTATACCACAAAGTGATATATTG GATTATCCAAAATTATCTGCAACATACTATGTGTTACTTGAATGTTTGGCGCAAGATCATATGGTTTTTCTTTCTACCTTAGAGCcaagggttttcttgtacatctTATCAAGCATCAGTGAAGGCCTTACAGCACTAGGTGCGCAAAAAGACTCCTATACAG ATACAATGGTGTGTACTGGTTGTTGTGCAACGCTCGATCATATTGTGACATActtatttaaacaattatatCAGAAAG GAAGGAAAAATGCTGTAGTTCCAGGAGGTGGTGACTTATTCTTACAAGTTTTAAAACAACATCCTGAAATTCTACAGCAAATATTAAGTACAGTtttaaatttgataatatttgAGGATTGTAGAAATCAATGGAGTATGTCACGTCCTCTTTTGGGATTAATTCTTTTAAATGAAGAA TATTTTAATCAATTACGAGAAAATATTATTAGAAGTCAACCAGTTGATAAGCAGGCAACAATGGCACAgtggtttgaaaatttaatggaaGGGATTGAAAGAAATTTACTCACAAAAAATAGAGACAG GTTTACACAAAATTTATCATTGTTTAGAAGGGACATAAATGATACCTTGAAAGGACCTAACACACCTGCAAGCCCTAACAGTGATATGATAATCTCTTTTATTTAG
- the Ranbp16 gene encoding ran-binding protein 16 isoform X2 yields the protein MEVRQLELLCKQLYESQDSAHRAEAEKALVAFQNAPDTLTKCQLLLDRGDSAYAQLLAATTLTKLVSRSAGLTLQQRLDIRNYVLNYLATQPKLPNFVIQALVTLFARISKFSWFDCDKEEYVFRNVVSDVSKFLQGSVEHCMIGVQLLSQLTCEMNQVSDADANRSLTKHRKIASSFRDLQLFEIFRLSCTLLSTARENCKNLNFNDEAQHGLIRQLLKLAQNCLTFDFIGTSIDESADELSTVQIPSRWRPAFLDFTSLKLFFDLYHSLPNSLSSLALSCLVQIASVRRSLFSNPERAQFLTHLVSGVKHILQNPRGLSDPGNYHEFCRLLSRLKTNFQLVELVLVKDYPEAIQLIAKFTVQSLQMWQFAPNSLHYLLTLWQRLVSSMPYVKAGDPHLLNTYTPEIVNAYVTSRLESVAVVVRERLEDPLDDLGVVHQQLEQISVIGRCEYQKTCTLLVQLFDQAARTYQELMTQTASPTQQMDITIQEGQLTWLVYIIGGVIGGKITFNSNEEYDAMDGELVCRVLQLMNLTDSRLAQGGCEKLELAMLSFFEQFRKIYVGDQVQKNSKLYRRLSDVLGVNDESMVLGILIRKIITNLKYWGRSEQIISKTLQLLNDLSVGYSCVRKLVKLEEVQFMLNNHTREHFPFLGNNVAVTEMRCRSMFYTSLGRLLMVDLGEDEERFHTFMLPLTGALESLGQLMGAADPSLFAAEEAKKELIGLARDLRGLAYAFNTKTSYMMLFDWIYPNYTPILLHAVELWHYEPQVTTPVLKLFAELVQNRSQRLQFDASSPNGILLFREASKVICSYGNRILNVEVPKDQIYPLKLKGISICFSMLKAALCGSYVNFGVFRLYGDEALDNALNTFVKLLLSIPQSDILDYPKLSATYYVLLECLAQDHMVFLSTLEPRVFLYILSSISEGLTALGAQKDSYTDTMVCTGCCATLDHIVTYLFKQLYQKGRKNAVVPGGGDLFLQVLKQHPEILQQILSTVLNLIIFEDCRNQWSMSRPLLGLILLNEEYFNQLRENIIRSQPVDKQATMAQWFENLMEGIERNLLTKNRDRFTQNLSLFRRDINDTLKGPNTPASPNSDMIISFI from the exons atg GAGGTACGGCAGCTGGAGTTGCTATGCAAGCAGTTATATGAATCACAAGATTCTGCACATCGTGCAGAAGCTGAAAAAGCACTTGTTGCTTTTCAAAATGCACCAGATACGCTTACAAAGTGCCAGCTCCTATTAGATCGGGGAGATTCTGCATATGCTCAATTATTGGCAGCTACCACATTAACAAAATTGGTTTCACGTTCTGCAGGGCTAACTTTACAACAGAGGCTGGATATAC GAAATTATGTTCTCAATTATCTAGCAACCCAACCAAAGTTACCAAATTTTGTGATACAAGCTTTGGTCACATTATTTGCCAGGATATCAAAATTCAGTTGGTTTGATTGTGATAAAGAAGAATATGTTTTTAGGAATGTGGTCAGTGATGTGTCAAAATTTCTTCAG GGGTCAGTAGAACACTGTATGATAGGAGTTCAATTACTTTCTCAACTGACTTGTGAAATGAATCAAGTATCAGATGCTGATGCAAACAGATCTCTTACCAAACATAGGAAGATTGCTAGTAGCTTCAGAGATTTGCagctttttgaaatatttaggtTATCTTGTACTTTACTAAGTACAGCACGTGAGAATTgcaagaatttaaattttaatgatgAAGCAcag CATGGTCTAATTAGACAACTTTTAAAACTTGCACAAAATTGTTTAACATTTGACTTTATTGGAACATCTATCGATGAAAGTGCAGATGAGCTCAGCACGGTACAAATTCCATCCAGGTGGAGGCCTGCATTCTTGGATTTCACATCACTGAAACTTTTCTTTGATTTGTATCATAGTTTACCTAATTCATTGTCATCTTTGGCTCTCTCATGTTTGGTTCAAATAGCATCTGTTAGAAGAAGTTTATTTTCCAATCCAGAAAGGGCACAATTTCTGACACACTTAGTTAGTGGTGTAAAACATATATTACAAAACCCACGAGGTCTGAGCGATCCTGGAAACTATCATGAATTTTGTAGATTGCTATCAAGATTAAAAACCAATTTTCAACTTGTAGAATTGGTTTTAGTAAAAGATTATCCAGAAGCTATACAATTAATTGCAAAGTTTACAGTTCAAAGCTTACAAATGTGGCAATTTGCACCAAACAGTTTACATTACCTTTTAACTTTGTGGCAAAGGCTGGTATCGTCTATGCCTTACGTGAAAGCAGGAGACCCGCACCTGTTAAATACATATACTCCAGAAATTGTAAATGCATATGTTACTTCAAGACTTGAATCAGTTGCAGTAGTAGTTAGGGAACGTTTAGAAGATCCACTTGATGATTTAGGAGTAGTTCATCAACAGTTGGAGCAGATATCTGTTATTGGAAGATGTGAATATCAAAAAACATGTACTTTATTGGTGCAGCTGTTTGATCAAGCTGCTAGAACATACCAAGAATTAATGACACAAACAGCATCTCCAACTCAACAAATGGACATCACTATACAAGAGGGTCAACTCACATGGCTTGTGTATATTATAG gtGGTGTTATTGGTGgcaaaataacatttaatagcaacgaAGAGTATGATGCAATGGATGGTGAATTAGTCTGCAGAGTACTTCAGTTGATGAATTTGACCGATTCAAGACTTGCACAAGGTGGCTGTGAAAAATTGGAGTTAGCAATGTTGAGCTTCTTTGAACAATTTCGTAAAATATACGTAGGTGATCAAGTacagaaaaattctaaattatacaGAAGGCTGTCAGATGTTTTGGGGGTTAATGATGAATCTATGGTACTCGGTATTCTTATTCGAAAAAT AATAACAAATCTGAAGTATTGGGGCCGTAGCgaacaaattatttcaaaaacatTACAGTTATTAAATGATCTGTCAGTGGGTTATAGCTGCGTTCGTAAACTTGTAAAATTAGAAGAAGTACAGTTTATGCTCAACAATCATACC AGAGAGCATTTTCCATTTTTGGGAAATAATGTTGCTGTAACAGAAATGCGTTGTAGATCAATGTTTTACACATCTTTGGGTAGATTATTAATGGTAGATTTAGGAGAAGATGAAGAaaggtttcatacttttatgTTACCTTTAACAG GTGCACTAGAAAGTTTGGGACAATTGATGGGTGCTGCTGATCCTTCACTGTTTGCAGCAGAAGAAGCAAAGAAAGAACTAATTGGTTTAGCAAGAGATTTAAGAGGCTTAGCTTATGCATTCAACACAAAAACATCTTATATGATGTTGTTTGATTGGAT ATATCCCAACTATACACCAATTTTATTACATGCTGTGGAGTTGTGGCATTATGAACCACAAGTTACCACACCCGTCCTAAAATTATTCGCTGAATTAGTACAAAATAGGAGTCAAAGATTACAGTTTGATGCCTCTTCTCCAaatggaattttattatttcgtgAAGCTAGTAAAGTAatatgtagttatggtaatcgTATATTAAACGTTGAAGTTCCAAAGGATCAGATATACCCATTAAAGCTTAAAGGAATAAGTATATGCTTCAGTATGTTAAAAGCAGCATTATGTGGAAGTTACGTAAATTTTGGCGTGTTCAGATTATACGGTGACGAAGCATTGGATAATGCGCTTAATACATTTGTAAAATTACTTCTTAGTATACCACAAAGTGATATATTG GATTATCCAAAATTATCTGCAACATACTATGTGTTACTTGAATGTTTGGCGCAAGATCATATGGTTTTTCTTTCTACCTTAGAGCcaagggttttcttgtacatctTATCAAGCATCAGTGAAGGCCTTACAGCACTAGGTGCGCAAAAAGACTCCTATACAG ATACAATGGTGTGTACTGGTTGTTGTGCAACGCTCGATCATATTGTGACATActtatttaaacaattatatCAGAAAG GAAGGAAAAATGCTGTAGTTCCAGGAGGTGGTGACTTATTCTTACAAGTTTTAAAACAACATCCTGAAATTCTACAGCAAATATTAAGTACAGTtttaaatttgataatatttgAGGATTGTAGAAATCAATGGAGTATGTCACGTCCTCTTTTGGGATTAATTCTTTTAAATGAAGAA TATTTTAATCAATTACGAGAAAATATTATTAGAAGTCAACCAGTTGATAAGCAGGCAACAATGGCACAgtggtttgaaaatttaatggaaGGGATTGAAAGAAATTTACTCACAAAAAATAGAGACAG GTTTACACAAAATTTATCATTGTTTAGAAGGGACATAAATGATACCTTGAAAGGACCTAACACACCTGCAAGCCCTAACAGTGATATGATAATCTCTTTTATTTAG
- the Ranbp16 gene encoding ran-binding protein 16 isoform X3: MNDIQEVRQLELLCKQLYESQDSAHRAEAEKALVAFQNAPDTLTKCQLLLDRGDSAYAQLLAATTLTKLVSRSAGLTLQQRLDIRNYVLNYLATQPKLPNFVIQALVTLFARISKFSWFDCDKEEYVFRNVVSDVSKFLQGSVEHCMIGVQLLSQLTCEMNQVSDADANRSLTKHRKIASSFRDLQLFEIFRLSCTLLSTARENCKNLNFNDEAQHGLIRQLLKLAQNCLTFDFIGTSIDESADELSTVQIPSRWRPAFLDFTSLKLFFDLYHSLPNSLSSLALSCLVQIASVRRSLFSNPERAQFLTHLVSGVKHILQNPRGLSDPGNYHEFCRLLSRLKTNFQLVELVLVKDYPEAIQLIAKFTVQSLQMWQFAPNSLHYLLTLWQRLVSSMPYVKAGDPHLLNTYTPEIVNAYVTSRLESVAVVVRERLEDPLDDLGVVHQQLEQISVIGRCEYQKTCTLLVQLFDQAARTYQELMTQTASPTQQMDITIQEGQLTWLVYIIGGVIGGKITFNSNEEYDAMDGELVCRVLQLMNLTDSRLAQGGCEKLELAMLSFFEQFRKIYVGDQVQKNSKLYRRLSDVLGVNDESMVLGILIRKIITNLKYWGRSEQIISKTLQLLNDLSVGYSCVRKLVKLEEVQFMLNNHTREHFPFLGNNVAVTEMRCRSMFYTSLGRLLMVDLGEDEERFHTFMLPLTGALESLGQLMGAADPSLFAAEEAKKELIGLARDLRGLAYAFNTKTSYMMLFDWIYPNYTPILLHAVELWHYEPQVTTPVLKLFAELVQNRSQRLQFDASSPNGILLFREASKVICSYGNRILNVEVPKDQIYPLKLKGISICFSMLKAALCGSYVNFGVFRLYGDEALDNALNTFVKLLLSIPQSDILDYPKLSATYYVLLECLAQDHMVFLSTLEPRVFLYILSSISEGLTALDTMVCTGCCATLDHIVTYLFKQLYQKGRKNAVVPGGGDLFLQVLKQHPEILQQILSTVLNLIIFEDCRNQWSMSRPLLGLILLNEEYFNQLRENIIRSQPVDKQATMAQWFENLMEGIERNLLTKNRDRFTQNLSLFRRDINDTLKGPNTPASPNSDMIISFI, from the exons ATGAATGATATACAGGAGGTACGGCAGCTGGAGTTGCTATGCAAGCAGTTATATGAATCACAAGATTCTGCACATCGTGCAGAAGCTGAAAAAGCACTTGTTGCTTTTCAAAATGCACCAGATACGCTTACAAAGTGCCAGCTCCTATTAGATCGGGGAGATTCTGCATATGCTCAATTATTGGCAGCTACCACATTAACAAAATTGGTTTCACGTTCTGCAGGGCTAACTTTACAACAGAGGCTGGATATAC GAAATTATGTTCTCAATTATCTAGCAACCCAACCAAAGTTACCAAATTTTGTGATACAAGCTTTGGTCACATTATTTGCCAGGATATCAAAATTCAGTTGGTTTGATTGTGATAAAGAAGAATATGTTTTTAGGAATGTGGTCAGTGATGTGTCAAAATTTCTTCAG GGGTCAGTAGAACACTGTATGATAGGAGTTCAATTACTTTCTCAACTGACTTGTGAAATGAATCAAGTATCAGATGCTGATGCAAACAGATCTCTTACCAAACATAGGAAGATTGCTAGTAGCTTCAGAGATTTGCagctttttgaaatatttaggtTATCTTGTACTTTACTAAGTACAGCACGTGAGAATTgcaagaatttaaattttaatgatgAAGCAcag CATGGTCTAATTAGACAACTTTTAAAACTTGCACAAAATTGTTTAACATTTGACTTTATTGGAACATCTATCGATGAAAGTGCAGATGAGCTCAGCACGGTACAAATTCCATCCAGGTGGAGGCCTGCATTCTTGGATTTCACATCACTGAAACTTTTCTTTGATTTGTATCATAGTTTACCTAATTCATTGTCATCTTTGGCTCTCTCATGTTTGGTTCAAATAGCATCTGTTAGAAGAAGTTTATTTTCCAATCCAGAAAGGGCACAATTTCTGACACACTTAGTTAGTGGTGTAAAACATATATTACAAAACCCACGAGGTCTGAGCGATCCTGGAAACTATCATGAATTTTGTAGATTGCTATCAAGATTAAAAACCAATTTTCAACTTGTAGAATTGGTTTTAGTAAAAGATTATCCAGAAGCTATACAATTAATTGCAAAGTTTACAGTTCAAAGCTTACAAATGTGGCAATTTGCACCAAACAGTTTACATTACCTTTTAACTTTGTGGCAAAGGCTGGTATCGTCTATGCCTTACGTGAAAGCAGGAGACCCGCACCTGTTAAATACATATACTCCAGAAATTGTAAATGCATATGTTACTTCAAGACTTGAATCAGTTGCAGTAGTAGTTAGGGAACGTTTAGAAGATCCACTTGATGATTTAGGAGTAGTTCATCAACAGTTGGAGCAGATATCTGTTATTGGAAGATGTGAATATCAAAAAACATGTACTTTATTGGTGCAGCTGTTTGATCAAGCTGCTAGAACATACCAAGAATTAATGACACAAACAGCATCTCCAACTCAACAAATGGACATCACTATACAAGAGGGTCAACTCACATGGCTTGTGTATATTATAG gtGGTGTTATTGGTGgcaaaataacatttaatagcaacgaAGAGTATGATGCAATGGATGGTGAATTAGTCTGCAGAGTACTTCAGTTGATGAATTTGACCGATTCAAGACTTGCACAAGGTGGCTGTGAAAAATTGGAGTTAGCAATGTTGAGCTTCTTTGAACAATTTCGTAAAATATACGTAGGTGATCAAGTacagaaaaattctaaattatacaGAAGGCTGTCAGATGTTTTGGGGGTTAATGATGAATCTATGGTACTCGGTATTCTTATTCGAAAAAT AATAACAAATCTGAAGTATTGGGGCCGTAGCgaacaaattatttcaaaaacatTACAGTTATTAAATGATCTGTCAGTGGGTTATAGCTGCGTTCGTAAACTTGTAAAATTAGAAGAAGTACAGTTTATGCTCAACAATCATACC AGAGAGCATTTTCCATTTTTGGGAAATAATGTTGCTGTAACAGAAATGCGTTGTAGATCAATGTTTTACACATCTTTGGGTAGATTATTAATGGTAGATTTAGGAGAAGATGAAGAaaggtttcatacttttatgTTACCTTTAACAG GTGCACTAGAAAGTTTGGGACAATTGATGGGTGCTGCTGATCCTTCACTGTTTGCAGCAGAAGAAGCAAAGAAAGAACTAATTGGTTTAGCAAGAGATTTAAGAGGCTTAGCTTATGCATTCAACACAAAAACATCTTATATGATGTTGTTTGATTGGAT ATATCCCAACTATACACCAATTTTATTACATGCTGTGGAGTTGTGGCATTATGAACCACAAGTTACCACACCCGTCCTAAAATTATTCGCTGAATTAGTACAAAATAGGAGTCAAAGATTACAGTTTGATGCCTCTTCTCCAaatggaattttattatttcgtgAAGCTAGTAAAGTAatatgtagttatggtaatcgTATATTAAACGTTGAAGTTCCAAAGGATCAGATATACCCATTAAAGCTTAAAGGAATAAGTATATGCTTCAGTATGTTAAAAGCAGCATTATGTGGAAGTTACGTAAATTTTGGCGTGTTCAGATTATACGGTGACGAAGCATTGGATAATGCGCTTAATACATTTGTAAAATTACTTCTTAGTATACCACAAAGTGATATATTG GATTATCCAAAATTATCTGCAACATACTATGTGTTACTTGAATGTTTGGCGCAAGATCATATGGTTTTTCTTTCTACCTTAGAGCcaagggttttcttgtacatctTATCAAGCATCAGTGAAGGCCTTACAGCACTAG ATACAATGGTGTGTACTGGTTGTTGTGCAACGCTCGATCATATTGTGACATActtatttaaacaattatatCAGAAAG GAAGGAAAAATGCTGTAGTTCCAGGAGGTGGTGACTTATTCTTACAAGTTTTAAAACAACATCCTGAAATTCTACAGCAAATATTAAGTACAGTtttaaatttgataatatttgAGGATTGTAGAAATCAATGGAGTATGTCACGTCCTCTTTTGGGATTAATTCTTTTAAATGAAGAA TATTTTAATCAATTACGAGAAAATATTATTAGAAGTCAACCAGTTGATAAGCAGGCAACAATGGCACAgtggtttgaaaatttaatggaaGGGATTGAAAGAAATTTACTCACAAAAAATAGAGACAG GTTTACACAAAATTTATCATTGTTTAGAAGGGACATAAATGATACCTTGAAAGGACCTAACACACCTGCAAGCCCTAACAGTGATATGATAATCTCTTTTATTTAG